A DNA window from Coffea arabica cultivar ET-39 chromosome 6c, Coffea Arabica ET-39 HiFi, whole genome shotgun sequence contains the following coding sequences:
- the LOC113691270 gene encoding aldehyde dehydrogenase 1-like — protein sequence MAVQSNGNGSLDSRVKVPVPQIKFTKLFINGEFVDSVSGKTFQTIDPRNREVIAEIAEGNKEDVDLAVKAAREAFDNGPWPRLPGFERRKIMMKFADLIDENNEELATLETIDAGKLFFLCKIMEIPGAAETIRYYAGAADKIHGETLKMSTALQGYTLHEPVGVVGHIIPWNFPSQMFAMKVGPALAAGCTMVVKPAEQTPLSALYYAHLAKLAGIPDGVLNVVTGFGQTAGAAISSHTDIDMVSFTGSTEVGRLVMQAAATSNLKPVCLELGGKSPILIFDDADVDKVTELALQGTLFNKGEICVAGSRVFVQEGIYDKFLLKLKEKVKNWVVGDPFDPTSHQGPQVNKKQYDRILSYIELGKKEGATLFHGGKPGDRKGYYIEPTIFTDVTDEMTIAQEEIFGPVMSVFKFKTVEEAIKRANATKYGLAAGVMTNDINIANTVARSIRAGAIWINCYFAFDRDSPYGGYKMSGFGRDMGMDGLKKYLVVKAVATPIYNSPWL from the exons ATGGCTGTCCAAAGTAACGGCAATGGAAGCTTGGATTCTCGCGTCAAGGTTCCTGTTCCTCAGATAAAGTTCACCAAGCTCTTCATCAATGGAGAGTTCGTTGATTCTGTTTCAG GAAAGACTTTTCAGACAATAGATCCAAGAAACAGGGAGGTGATTGCAGAAATTGCCGAGGGGAACAAGGAAGATGTCGATTTGGCTGTCAAAGCTGCCCGAGAAGCTTTTGACAACGGCCCATGGCCTCGTTTACCTGGCTTT GAGAGGCGCAAGATAATGATGAAGTTTGCAGACTTAATAGATGAAAACAATGAAGAATTAGCCACCCTGGAGACAATTGATGCTGGAAAATTGTTTTTCCTTTGCAAGATTATGGAAATTCCAGGAGCAGCAGAAACAATTCGCTACTATGCGGGTGCGGCAGATAAGATTCATGGGGAGACTCTGAAAATGTCGACCGCGCTACAGGGATACACATTGCATGAGCCCGTCGGAGTTGTTGGACACATCATTCCCTGGAACTTCCCTAGTCAAATGTTTGCTATGAAGGTTGGCCCTGCATTAGCTGCTGGTTGCACCATGGTTGTCAAGCCTGCGGAACAAACGCCTCTGTCAGCTCTCTATTACGCTCATTTAGCGAAGCTG GCTGGAATCCCCGATGGAGTGCTTAACGTTGTAACAGGATTCGGACAAACAGCTGGTGCGGCAATTAGCTCTCATACGGACATTGATATG GTAAGTTTCACGGGTTCTACGGAAGTAGGGCGGCTTGTCATGCAAGCTGCAGCAACAAGCAACTTGAAGCCCGTATGTCTAGAACTGGGAGGCAAGTCCCCCATTTTAATCTTCGATGATGCAGATGTGGACAAAGTTACAGAACTGGCACTGCAGGGAACTCTATTTAACAAG GGTGAAATATGTGTTGCTGGCTCTCGTGTTTTTGTTCAAGAGGGGATTTATGACAAGTTTCTACTGAAGTTGAAGGAGAAGGTGAAAAATTGGGTGGTCGGTGATCCTTTTGATCCAACTTCTCATCAAGGACCCCAA GTTAACAAGAAGCAGTACGATAGAATACTTTCATACATTGAGCTCGGGAAGAAGGAAGGTGCCACCTTATTCCATGGTGGCAAGCCTGGTGACAGGAAGGGCTACTACATTGAGCCGACAATATTCACTGATGTCACG GATGAGATGACAATTGCACAGGAAGAAATATTTGGGCCTGTTATGTCAGTATTCAAATTCAA GACCGTTGAGGAGGCAATCAAGAGAGCAAACGCGACCAAATATGGACTGGCAGCGGGCGTTATGACTAACGACATTAACATTGCCAACACCGTCGCAAGATCAATTCGTGCGGGTGCTATCTGGATAAATTGTTACTTTGCCTTCGACAGGGACAGCCCATACGGAGGCTACAAAATGAGTGGTTTTGGAAGAGACATGGGAATGGATGGCCTCAAGAAGTATCTTGTAGTTAAAGCTGTTGCTACTCCCATTTACAATTCACCTTGGCTGTAA
- the LOC113691272 gene encoding multiprotein-bridging factor 1c, producing MPSRFQGAIKQEWEPVVLQKSRPKAEDLRDPKAVNQALRTGGQVQTIKKADAGANKKAAPPAVNARKLDEAEEPAALGRVSTEVRQAIQKARIEKKMSQAELAKQINERPQVVQEYENGKAVPNQAVLAKVERVLGVKLRGLRK from the coding sequence ATGCCGAGTAGATTTCAGGGGGCGATCAAGCAGGAATGGGAGCCGGTGGTGCTGCAAAAGTCTAGACCCAAGGCTGAAGACCTGAGGGACCCCAAGGCGGTGAACCAAGCTTTGAGAACAGGTGGTCAGGTGCAAACAATCAAAAAAGCGGATGCCGGAGCAAATAAGAAGGCAGCCCCCCCTGCTGTAAATGCAAGAAAGCTGGACGAAGCTGAGGAGCCTGCGGCTTTGGGGCGGGTATCGACGGAGGTGAGGCAGGCCATACAAAAGGCGAgaattgagaaaaagatgaGCCAAGCCGAGCTAGCGAAGCAAATTAACGAGCGACCTCAGGTGGTTCAGGAGTACGAGAATGGGAAGGCTGTGCCTAATCAGGCTGTATTGGCTAAGGTGGAGAGAGTGTTGGGGGTTAAGCTTAGGGGATTAAGAAAATAA